One Paraburkholderia flagellata genomic window carries:
- a CDS encoding MFS transporter has product METTPILPASQAAAPGLTRAQWKMILIASLGGSLEFYDFVIYGFFAHSIAAQFFPASDPLVSMLLTFSVLAIGYIIRPLGGVVLSSLGDRIGRRPVFVGSIVVVTVATICIGLLPNYARWGIAAPIALIGLRVLQGFCVGGEMPGAITYAVEAAPRRAGLAAGVIVCAINTGVMLATIVNLAVQSALTPADAASYGWRIAFLVGGVCGIVSYLLRRNLDESPEFKQMQGAVVKQPFRETLRNHRGAVVGGALSIAVMAGFNGVLYGHMPAYLIETLNYAPREAALAQNAYLLVSSAGLLAAAWAGDFVPRRYLLRVSCVLLAALAWPFYTALAAHSVNVVVLFVLAALVFSLASGTWASVLADLFPVQVRFSGIALAYNVSVVVFSGFAPLLCAAFVRASGSLAAPAWYVIGSALVALVANLGMHASSRSRVERPAAAAG; this is encoded by the coding sequence ATGGAGACGACACCCATCCTGCCAGCGTCGCAGGCCGCTGCGCCTGGCCTGACCCGCGCCCAATGGAAGATGATCCTCATTGCGAGTCTAGGCGGCTCGCTGGAATTCTATGACTTCGTGATTTACGGATTCTTCGCGCACTCGATTGCCGCGCAATTCTTTCCGGCGAGCGATCCGCTCGTGAGCATGCTGCTCACGTTTTCCGTTCTTGCCATCGGCTATATCATCCGGCCGCTCGGCGGCGTCGTGCTCAGCAGCCTTGGCGATCGCATCGGCCGGCGGCCAGTGTTCGTGGGCTCGATCGTCGTCGTGACCGTGGCGACGATCTGCATAGGTCTGCTACCCAATTACGCGCGCTGGGGCATTGCCGCGCCCATCGCGCTAATTGGTCTGCGCGTGCTGCAAGGCTTTTGCGTGGGCGGCGAAATGCCCGGCGCGATCACCTATGCGGTGGAAGCGGCGCCGCGCCGCGCGGGCCTCGCGGCCGGCGTGATCGTCTGCGCGATCAATACGGGCGTGATGCTCGCGACGATCGTCAATCTCGCCGTGCAGTCCGCGCTCACCCCTGCCGACGCCGCGAGCTACGGCTGGCGCATTGCGTTCCTCGTGGGCGGCGTGTGCGGCATCGTTTCGTATCTGTTGCGCCGCAATCTCGACGAGTCGCCCGAGTTCAAGCAGATGCAGGGCGCCGTGGTGAAGCAGCCGTTTCGCGAAACGCTGCGCAATCATCGCGGCGCCGTGGTGGGCGGTGCGCTCTCGATTGCGGTGATGGCGGGCTTCAACGGCGTGCTCTACGGCCATATGCCTGCGTATCTGATCGAGACGTTGAACTACGCGCCGCGCGAGGCCGCGCTCGCACAGAATGCGTATTTGCTCGTAAGTTCGGCGGGGCTGCTCGCGGCCGCCTGGGCTGGCGACTTCGTGCCGCGCCGATACTTGCTGCGCGTTTCGTGCGTGCTGCTCGCCGCGCTTGCCTGGCCGTTCTACACAGCGCTCGCGGCGCACAGCGTGAACGTGGTCGTGCTGTTCGTGCTCGCTGCGCTGGTGTTTTCGCTCGCTAGCGGCACGTGGGCCTCGGTACTTGCGGACCTCTTTCCGGTGCAGGTGCGCTTTAGTGGCATCGCGCTCGCGTACAACGTTTCGGTGGTCGTGTTCAGCGGCTTTGCGCCGTTGCTCTGCGCGGCTTTCGTGCGCGCGAGCGGATCGCTGGCGGCGCCCGCGTGGTACGTGATCGGTTCGGCGCTGGTCGCACTGGTGGCGAACCTCGGGATGCACGCTTCGTCGCGCTCGCGGGTGGAGCGCCCGGCAGCGGCGGCAGGCTAG
- a CDS encoding methionine aminotransferase: MQSAAQARSKLPDVGTTIFTVIGQLAAEHQALNLSQGAPNFDPSAKLVDDVAAAMRAGHNQYAPMAGLDDLREALAAKFETLHGAHYDPSSEVTVLASASEGLYSTISALVHPGDEVIYFEPAFDSYAPIVRLQGAKPVAIKLAQPHFRVDWDAVSAAITPRTRMIIVNTPHNPTATIFGDDDIARLTALTRNTDIVILSDEVYEHVVFDGAPHRSMARYRELAERSVIVSSFGKSYHVTGWRVGYCLAPAALMDEIRKVHQFMVFSADTPMQYAFAQALAEPQSYLGLAAFYQHKRDLLARALEASRFELLPSEGSFFLLARFRSFSNERDSDFVLRLIRDARVATIPLSAFYTDGTDEGIIRLSFAKDDETLLEGARRLCAI; this comes from the coding sequence ATGCAGAGCGCCGCCCAGGCCCGCTCGAAGCTGCCCGATGTAGGCACGACGATTTTCACGGTGATCGGCCAGCTTGCCGCCGAGCATCAGGCGCTGAACCTCTCGCAAGGCGCACCGAATTTCGACCCGAGCGCGAAGCTCGTGGATGACGTGGCCGCCGCCATGCGCGCAGGCCACAACCAGTACGCGCCGATGGCAGGCCTCGACGACCTGCGCGAAGCGCTCGCCGCCAAGTTCGAGACGCTTCACGGCGCGCACTACGATCCGTCGAGCGAAGTGACCGTGCTCGCGAGCGCGAGCGAAGGCCTGTACTCGACGATCAGCGCGCTCGTACACCCCGGCGACGAAGTGATCTACTTCGAGCCCGCGTTCGACAGCTATGCGCCCATCGTGCGCCTGCAGGGCGCGAAGCCCGTGGCGATCAAGCTCGCGCAGCCGCATTTCCGCGTGGACTGGGACGCGGTGAGCGCGGCCATCACGCCGCGCACGCGCATGATCATCGTGAACACGCCGCACAATCCCACGGCCACGATATTCGGCGACGACGACATCGCGCGGCTCACTGCGCTCACGCGCAACACCGACATCGTGATTCTCTCCGACGAAGTGTACGAGCACGTGGTGTTCGACGGCGCGCCACACCGGAGCATGGCGCGCTACCGCGAGCTTGCCGAACGCAGCGTGATCGTTTCGTCGTTCGGCAAGTCGTATCACGTCACGGGCTGGCGCGTGGGCTACTGCCTCGCACCGGCCGCGCTGATGGACGAAATCCGCAAGGTCCATCAGTTCATGGTGTTTTCCGCCGACACGCCCATGCAGTATGCGTTCGCTCAGGCACTTGCCGAACCGCAAAGCTATCTGGGTCTTGCGGCGTTCTACCAGCACAAACGCGACCTGCTCGCACGCGCGCTGGAAGCCTCGCGATTCGAACTGCTGCCGAGCGAAGGCAGCTTTTTCCTGCTCGCGCGTTTCCGGTCCTTCTCGAATGAACGCGACAGCGACTTCGTGCTGCGGCTCATCCGCGATGCCCGCGTCGCGACGATTCCACTCTCGGCGTTCTACACGGACGGCACCGACGAAGGCATCATCCGCCTGAGCTTTGCCAAGGATGACGAAACATTGCTCGAGGGCGCGCGCCGCCTTTGCGCGATTTAA
- the mhpA gene encoding bifunctional 3-(3-hydroxy-phenyl)propionate/3-hydroxycinnamic acid hydroxylase MhpA, with the protein MKDVVNNSVCKANPPPDYDVAIIGFGPTGATLANLLTLRGLKVVVFERDKDVFQLPRAVHFDGECMRVFQTAGIAQTLLPNLFVGPGMKFVNARGELMIDWSRPGGIGTQGWCASYKFHQPDLERALRAQLCARDGADVHLRHEVFALDERDDHVRIRFEDTAQGRLASTTARYVVGCDGARSTVRRFIGTELADLKSHERWVVVDVLLAGERADLGDYSIQYCDPARPTTYTRGPHNRRRWEIMVMPGDDERRIGTAEWIWERLARWITPEHAQLERSAIYTFHSVIAQGWRRGRLLIAGDAAHQTPPFMGQGMAAGIRDASNLAWKLADVIEGALPETLLDTYESEREPHVRTFIETAVQLGGVIQATDSDAVAARDREMTAAIREFRTPQPRLGPGWHAGAAGGDIGPQPVFEDGTRLDDAVGYRFALVVDEALAQRAQDALANAPLRERVAIVPATRKPLRTWLADTGARAVLLRPDRYVGGVAHDASELDALLERAGVARAPRRREAAAA; encoded by the coding sequence ATGAAGGATGTCGTAAACAATTCGGTATGCAAAGCAAATCCACCGCCCGACTATGATGTCGCGATCATCGGCTTCGGGCCGACCGGCGCGACGCTCGCCAATCTGCTCACGCTGCGCGGCCTGAAAGTCGTGGTGTTCGAGCGCGACAAGGACGTGTTCCAGCTACCGCGCGCCGTGCACTTCGACGGCGAATGCATGCGCGTGTTTCAGACTGCCGGAATCGCGCAAACGCTGCTGCCGAACCTCTTCGTCGGCCCCGGCATGAAGTTCGTGAACGCGCGCGGCGAACTGATGATCGACTGGAGCCGGCCCGGCGGCATTGGCACTCAAGGCTGGTGCGCAAGCTACAAGTTTCATCAGCCGGATCTCGAACGGGCGTTGCGCGCGCAACTTTGTGCGCGCGACGGGGCCGATGTGCATTTGCGTCACGAGGTGTTCGCGCTCGACGAACGCGATGACCACGTGCGCATCCGCTTCGAGGATACGGCGCAAGGGCGTCTTGCCAGCACCACGGCGCGTTACGTGGTGGGTTGCGACGGCGCGCGCTCGACGGTGCGCCGCTTCATCGGCACGGAGCTTGCCGATCTGAAATCGCACGAGCGCTGGGTCGTGGTCGACGTGCTGCTTGCGGGCGAGCGCGCCGATCTCGGCGACTACTCGATCCAGTACTGCGACCCTGCGCGCCCGACCACCTACACGCGCGGGCCGCACAACCGCCGCCGCTGGGAAATCATGGTGATGCCGGGCGACGACGAGCGCCGCATCGGCACGGCCGAATGGATCTGGGAGCGGCTCGCGCGATGGATCACGCCCGAGCATGCGCAACTCGAACGCTCGGCGATTTACACGTTTCACTCGGTGATCGCGCAAGGCTGGCGGCGCGGCAGGCTGCTGATTGCTGGCGACGCGGCGCACCAGACGCCGCCATTCATGGGGCAGGGCATGGCCGCGGGCATACGCGACGCCTCGAACCTCGCATGGAAGCTCGCCGATGTGATCGAAGGCGCGCTGCCCGAAACGCTGCTCGATACCTACGAGAGCGAGCGCGAGCCGCATGTGCGCACGTTCATCGAAACGGCGGTGCAGTTGGGTGGCGTGATTCAGGCGACCGACAGCGACGCCGTGGCCGCGCGCGACCGCGAGATGACGGCGGCGATTCGCGAGTTCCGCACGCCGCAGCCGCGTTTGGGGCCGGGCTGGCACGCGGGTGCCGCTGGCGGCGATATCGGGCCGCAACCCGTGTTCGAAGACGGTACGCGTCTGGACGACGCCGTGGGCTATCGCTTCGCGCTGGTCGTCGACGAAGCGCTTGCGCAACGCGCACAAGACGCGCTTGCGAACGCACCGCTACGCGAGCGCGTGGCGATCGTTCCGGCTACGCGCAAGCCGCTGCGAACCTGGCTCGCGGATACCGGCGCGCGTGCCGTGCTGCTGCGTCCGGACCGCTACGTTGGCGGCGTGGCGCACGATGCGAGCGAACTGGATGCGCTGCTCGAACGCGCGGGCGTTGCGCGTGCGCCGCGGCGGCGCGAGGCCGCGGCAGCTTGA
- a CDS encoding MFS transporter, translating to MQSILEAGHTALDAPALTTSQVRRAVLASVIGNGLEWFDFLIYGYFAKTIAQVFFPVHSSFLSITLTLATFAIGFVVRPLGGVVIGAFADRYGRRRTLSALIVLMAASTLLMGVTPGYASIGIAAPLIVLLARVLQGLSVGGEFATAASMLTEYAPQGRKMFYGSFQMTSQAVALLLSSACSFLLTTHLTPAALLEWGWRVPFLLGALVGPVGFYIRHKVAESPEFVQLRERLGHAPRQSLRAFLRERGDAALCAVGVIAVGAATNYLWHSYMPLYVERQLHLPLKSALLGTAASGLIGIIGYPLAGKLADRFGAYRLFLPVTLVWICAAWPLFAWVLAAPTPERVFAAQMVATVVLSLMSGAHPGMLTQLFPTSTRSTGVALSYNIAVTLFGGMAPLTVSTLIGVTGSRIVPAWYLIVTGIVSLVLVFASVSGRRLLREPNAWPAESESA from the coding sequence ATGCAATCCATTCTTGAAGCAGGGCACACCGCGCTCGACGCGCCCGCCCTCACCACCTCGCAGGTACGCCGCGCCGTGCTCGCTTCCGTCATCGGCAACGGGCTCGAGTGGTTCGATTTCCTCATCTACGGCTATTTCGCGAAGACCATCGCGCAGGTGTTTTTCCCGGTGCACAGCAGCTTTCTGTCGATCACGCTCACGCTCGCCACCTTCGCGATCGGCTTCGTCGTGCGACCGCTCGGCGGTGTGGTGATCGGCGCGTTCGCCGACCGTTACGGGCGGCGTCGGACCCTGTCGGCGCTGATCGTGCTGATGGCGGCGAGCACCTTGCTCATGGGCGTCACGCCCGGCTATGCGTCGATCGGCATTGCCGCACCGCTCATCGTGCTGCTCGCGCGCGTTCTGCAAGGGCTCTCGGTGGGCGGCGAGTTCGCCACCGCCGCGTCGATGCTCACCGAGTACGCGCCGCAAGGTCGCAAGATGTTCTACGGCAGCTTTCAGATGACGTCCCAGGCTGTGGCTTTGCTGCTTTCCTCCGCATGCAGTTTTCTGCTGACCACGCATCTCACACCCGCCGCGCTCCTCGAATGGGGCTGGCGCGTGCCTTTCCTGCTCGGCGCGCTGGTGGGCCCGGTGGGCTTCTATATCCGCCACAAGGTCGCCGAATCGCCGGAGTTCGTGCAGCTGCGCGAGCGCCTCGGCCACGCGCCGCGCCAGTCCTTGCGCGCGTTCCTGCGCGAGCGCGGCGACGCGGCGCTGTGCGCCGTGGGCGTGATCGCCGTGGGCGCGGCGACCAACTATCTCTGGCATTCGTATATGCCGCTCTATGTCGAGCGCCAGTTGCATCTGCCGCTCAAGAGCGCGTTGCTCGGCACGGCGGCGTCGGGGCTCATCGGTATCATCGGCTATCCGCTCGCGGGCAAGCTCGCCGACCGCTTTGGCGCCTACCGGCTCTTCCTGCCCGTGACGCTCGTCTGGATCTGCGCCGCCTGGCCGCTCTTCGCGTGGGTGCTCGCCGCGCCCACGCCCGAGCGCGTATTCGCCGCGCAAATGGTCGCGACCGTCGTGCTGAGCCTGATGTCCGGCGCGCACCCCGGCATGCTCACGCAGCTTTTCCCCACGTCCACGCGCTCCACGGGCGTCGCGCTCTCGTACAACATCGCCGTCACCTTGTTCGGCGGCATGGCGCCGCTCACGGTCTCGACGCTGATCGGCGTGACCGGCTCGCGCATCGTTCCGGCGTGGTATCTCATCGTCACGGGCATCGTGTCGCTCGTGCTCGTCTTTGCAAGCGTGTCGGGCCGGCGCCTGCTGCGCGAGCCCAATGCGTGGCCGGCGGAGTCGGAGTCGGCATGA
- a CDS encoding IclR family transcriptional regulator has translation MSSIAKLLSILELFSEARPFLSAEQVAAELQCSVPTAYRYLRELVDTGMLLRFVGGEYGLGPRIITLDYHLRISDPLLKAGQPIMRELAEQSGFDAVMSRWYGNELVDTHRESHDAVFDLRYGRGRPRPLFLGAAPKAILSTFPKAKLAALFEQYPEDIAASGLGASLEEFRASLLKIRRAGFYLSKGELEAGMSAVASPLFTDASGEAVASLALVVPEQRLAFFNLDRVVEAVKEAAARISTRVRALIES, from the coding sequence TTGTCGAGCATTGCGAAACTGCTGTCCATCCTCGAACTCTTTTCCGAGGCGCGGCCTTTTCTTTCCGCCGAACAGGTGGCAGCCGAACTGCAATGCTCGGTGCCGACCGCTTACCGCTATCTGCGTGAACTCGTCGATACTGGCATGCTGCTGCGCTTCGTGGGCGGCGAATATGGCCTCGGCCCGCGCATCATTACGCTCGACTACCATTTGCGTATTTCCGATCCGCTGCTCAAGGCGGGGCAGCCGATCATGCGTGAACTCGCGGAGCAATCGGGCTTCGACGCCGTCATGTCGCGCTGGTATGGCAACGAACTCGTCGATACCCATCGGGAATCGCACGACGCCGTTTTCGACCTGCGCTATGGACGTGGCCGCCCGCGTCCGCTCTTTCTTGGCGCTGCACCGAAGGCGATTCTCTCTACGTTTCCCAAGGCGAAGCTTGCCGCGCTGTTCGAGCAGTACCCCGAGGACATCGCCGCTAGCGGACTCGGCGCGTCGCTCGAAGAATTCCGTGCGAGTCTGCTCAAGATCCGCCGCGCGGGCTTCTATCTCTCGAAGGGCGAACTCGAAGCGGGCATGTCCGCCGTCGCTTCGCCGCTCTTTACCGATGCATCCGGCGAGGCCGTGGCCTCGCTCGCGCTCGTCGTACCCGAGCAGCGCCTCGCGTTCTTCAACCTCGACCGCGTGGTCGAGGCCGTAAAGGAAGCCGCCGCGCGCATTTCCACGCGCGTGCGTGCATTGATCGAGTCATAA
- a CDS encoding fumarylacetoacetate hydrolase family protein, which yields MKLASFSTHEGSSFGVVRDGAVFDLKKRLGGRYADLKSLIAAGAFAQAEQAASEGKGDYPLAEVTLEPVIANPQQIFCVGLNYAEHVKETNRETTEQPVIFMRLPASQVGAGEPMLRPRESTQFDYEGEIAVIIGEGGRRIAEADAWRHIAGYSCYNDGSVRDWQRHTGQWGPGKNFYRTGAFGPWMVTSDEIEPNALMTLVTRLNGQEVQRATTEMLIHGIAKQIAYLSTFTPLFPGDVIVTGTPGGVGAKRNPPLFMKHGDVVEVEVDRIGTLRNPIADEA from the coding sequence ATGAAACTCGCCAGCTTTTCCACCCATGAAGGTTCGTCGTTCGGCGTTGTGCGCGACGGCGCGGTTTTCGACCTCAAGAAGCGCCTTGGCGGCCGCTATGCGGACCTCAAGTCGCTGATCGCGGCCGGCGCGTTTGCCCAAGCCGAGCAGGCCGCGAGCGAAGGCAAGGGCGACTATCCGCTCGCCGAAGTCACGCTCGAACCCGTCATTGCGAATCCGCAGCAGATCTTCTGCGTGGGACTGAACTACGCAGAGCACGTGAAGGAGACCAACCGCGAGACCACCGAGCAGCCCGTGATTTTCATGCGCTTGCCTGCATCGCAGGTGGGCGCGGGCGAGCCCATGCTGCGTCCGCGCGAATCCACGCAGTTCGACTATGAAGGCGAGATCGCCGTGATCATCGGCGAGGGCGGGCGGCGCATTGCCGAGGCCGACGCGTGGCGCCATATCGCGGGCTACAGCTGCTACAACGACGGCTCGGTGCGCGACTGGCAGCGCCATACGGGCCAATGGGGGCCCGGCAAGAACTTCTACCGCACGGGCGCCTTCGGCCCGTGGATGGTCACGAGCGACGAGATCGAGCCGAACGCGCTGATGACGCTCGTCACGCGCCTGAACGGCCAGGAAGTGCAGCGTGCGACCACGGAGATGCTGATCCACGGCATTGCGAAGCAGATCGCGTATCTCTCCACCTTCACGCCGCTTTTCCCCGGCGACGTCATCGTGACCGGCACGCCGGGCGGCGTGGGCGCGAAGCGCAATCCGCCGCTTTTCATGAAGCATGGCGACGTGGTGGAAGTCGAGGTGGATCGCATCGGCACACTCAGGAATCCCATCGCGGACGAAGCGTAA
- the phbB gene encoding acetoacetyl-CoA reductase has translation MTNRIALVTGGMGGLGEAISVKLHDAGYRVVVTHSPDNAGAKDWLARMKETDREFHACGMDVADYDSCQRGAKKIQSEIGPVDILVNNAGITRDMTFRKLDKVNWDAVLRTNLDSIFNISKPLCDSMVERAWGRIINISSVNGSKGSIGQTNYAAAKAGMHGFTKSLALEVARKGVTVNTISPGYLATKMVTAIPQDILDTKILPQIPMGRLGNPGEVAALVLFLCSDEAGFVTGANIPINGGQHMQ, from the coding sequence ATGACTAATCGTATTGCATTGGTAACAGGTGGTATGGGCGGCCTTGGCGAGGCCATCAGCGTGAAGTTGCATGATGCGGGTTATCGCGTCGTCGTGACGCATTCGCCCGATAACGCAGGGGCCAAAGACTGGCTCGCGCGCATGAAAGAGACCGACCGCGAATTCCACGCATGTGGCATGGACGTAGCCGACTACGACTCGTGCCAGCGCGGAGCGAAGAAGATTCAAAGCGAGATCGGCCCCGTCGATATTCTCGTGAACAACGCGGGCATCACGCGCGACATGACGTTTCGCAAGCTCGACAAGGTCAATTGGGACGCCGTGCTGCGCACGAATCTCGACTCGATCTTCAATATCTCCAAGCCGCTGTGCGACAGCATGGTCGAGCGCGCGTGGGGCCGTATCATCAATATTTCGTCGGTGAACGGCTCGAAGGGTTCGATCGGCCAGACCAACTACGCCGCCGCGAAGGCCGGCATGCACGGCTTCACGAAGTCGCTCGCGCTGGAAGTGGCGCGCAAGGGCGTGACCGTGAATACCATTTCGCCGGGCTATCTCGCCACGAAGATGGTGACCGCGATTCCTCAGGACATTCTCGATACGAAGATCCTGCCGCAGATTCCCATGGGCCGCCTTGGCAACCCGGGTGAGGTCGCGGCGCTGGTGCTGTTCCTGTGTTCGGACGAAGCCGGCTTCGTGACGGGCGCAAATATTCCTATCAACGGCGGCCAGCATATGCAGTAA
- a CDS encoding LysR substrate-binding domain-containing protein, with the protein MRRLPPLNALQIFETVARYGSFTRAAEHLCLTQGAVSRQILTLEQYYGLPLFRRSSKGLTLTAEGEQLLPAVRDGFGRIEEASQRLTRQRTELALKVPTCVMRWMLPRIMRFQNEHPDLQIQITTTWGHEVDFQAEPFDAAIIYGSSPGADMHAVALFDEYLTPVCTPELLSHRPLVKPDDLAHQTLLHPTRDHADWRLWLAHAGAKKVDADLGPTFESLDLAATAAMQGFGVAITDRTLVREDVETRRLVMPFDLAVPTGSRYYFVYPECVAQQKKVQLFSEWIERDRATA; encoded by the coding sequence ATGAGACGCCTACCCCCGCTCAACGCCCTGCAAATCTTCGAAACGGTCGCCCGCTACGGCAGCTTTACGCGCGCGGCCGAGCACCTTTGCCTCACGCAAGGCGCCGTGAGCCGGCAAATCCTCACGCTCGAGCAGTATTACGGCTTGCCGCTCTTTCGCCGCTCGTCCAAGGGTCTCACGCTCACCGCCGAAGGCGAACAGCTGCTGCCCGCCGTGCGCGACGGCTTCGGGCGCATCGAGGAAGCCTCGCAACGCCTCACGCGCCAGCGCACCGAGCTTGCGCTCAAGGTGCCGACCTGCGTGATGCGCTGGATGCTGCCGCGCATCATGCGCTTCCAGAACGAGCACCCCGACCTGCAGATCCAGATCACGACCACGTGGGGGCACGAAGTCGACTTCCAGGCGGAGCCGTTCGACGCGGCGATCATCTATGGCTCGTCGCCCGGCGCCGACATGCACGCGGTGGCGCTCTTCGACGAATACCTCACGCCCGTCTGCACGCCCGAGTTGCTCTCGCACCGCCCGCTCGTCAAGCCCGACGACCTCGCGCACCAGACCCTGCTGCACCCCACGCGCGACCACGCCGACTGGCGCCTGTGGCTCGCCCACGCGGGCGCGAAAAAGGTCGATGCCGATCTCGGCCCCACGTTCGAATCGCTCGATCTCGCGGCCACCGCCGCCATGCAGGGCTTTGGCGTCGCGATTACCGACCGCACGCTCGTGCGCGAGGACGTCGAGACGCGGCGCCTCGTCATGCCCTTCGACCTCGCCGTGCCCACGGGCTCGCGCTACTATTTCGTGTACCCCGAGTGCGTGGCCCAGCAGAAGAAGGTGCAGCTGTTCAGCGAGTGGATCGAGCGTGACCGCGCGACGGCCTAG
- a CDS encoding ABC transporter substrate-binding protein, with product MKRFNAFLALACVCGVLGPASAFADANLLRFGVEAQYPPFETKASDGTLQGFDIDIGNAVCAKANMTCKWVETSFDGLIPALQGRKFDAINSAMNATEKRREAIDFTTVIYRVPSRLIARSDSGLVATPASLKGKRVGVLQSSIQETYAKVHWEPAGVSIVPYQDQNQIYADLVAGRLDGTLLLAPAGQKGFLSLPEGKGFAFVGEAVHDDKILGSGVAFGIRKGDTALRDRLNAAIAKIESDGTVTSLARKYFGDIDVSPK from the coding sequence ATGAAGCGATTCAACGCGTTCCTCGCGCTGGCATGTGTGTGCGGCGTACTCGGCCCGGCATCGGCATTCGCCGACGCCAACCTGTTGCGCTTCGGCGTCGAGGCGCAGTATCCGCCGTTCGAAACCAAGGCCTCGGACGGGACGCTGCAAGGCTTCGATATCGACATCGGCAATGCCGTGTGCGCGAAGGCGAACATGACCTGCAAGTGGGTGGAGACGTCGTTCGACGGCCTGATTCCCGCGCTGCAAGGACGCAAGTTCGACGCCATCAACTCGGCGATGAACGCTACCGAAAAGCGCCGCGAGGCAATCGACTTCACCACGGTGATCTATCGCGTGCCGAGCCGCCTGATCGCGCGCAGTGACAGCGGACTCGTGGCCACCCCCGCATCGCTCAAGGGCAAGCGAGTCGGCGTGCTGCAATCGTCGATTCAGGAAACCTACGCAAAGGTGCACTGGGAGCCGGCCGGCGTGTCGATCGTGCCCTACCAGGACCAGAACCAGATTTACGCGGACCTTGTCGCCGGGCGTCTGGACGGGACGCTGCTGCTCGCGCCCGCAGGCCAGAAAGGCTTTCTTTCGCTACCCGAAGGAAAGGGCTTCGCGTTCGTAGGCGAGGCCGTGCACGACGACAAGATTTTGGGCAGCGGCGTGGCGTTCGGCATCCGCAAGGGCGACACGGCGCTGCGCGATCGCCTGAACGCAGCCATCGCGAAGATCGAGTCCGACGGCACGGTCACGTCGCTCGCACGCAAATACTTCGGCGACATCGACGTTTCGCCCAAGTAA
- a CDS encoding VOC family protein yields MTLPNTKQTTKRTGLTLSHMGFFVTDMAKVEDFYTRVLEFTVTDRGTLPSPRGTVSLVFLSRDPRVHHQIVLASGRPEQLPFNPINQISLEADSLTTLKHFHRRFVEEGMEEIVPVTHGNAISFYARDPEGNRLEIFIDTPWYVDQPMRVSVDFTLPEEALLAEVERHASTLPGFRPRAVWEGEMAARMGVA; encoded by the coding sequence ATGACTCTGCCCAACACCAAACAAACCACGAAGCGAACCGGCCTCACGCTCAGCCACATGGGCTTTTTCGTGACCGACATGGCGAAGGTCGAAGACTTCTATACGCGCGTGCTCGAATTCACGGTAACGGACCGCGGCACGCTGCCCTCGCCGCGCGGCACGGTGAGCCTCGTCTTTCTCAGCCGCGATCCCCGCGTGCATCACCAGATCGTGCTGGCGAGCGGCAGGCCCGAACAGTTGCCGTTCAATCCGATCAACCAGATTTCATTGGAGGCAGACAGTCTCACCACGCTCAAGCACTTTCACCGGCGCTTCGTGGAGGAAGGGATGGAGGAAATCGTTCCGGTCACGCATGGCAATGCGATCTCGTTCTACGCGCGCGACCCCGAGGGCAACCGGCTGGAGATTTTCATCGACACGCCGTGGTACGTGGATCAGCCCATGCGCGTGAGCGTGGACTTCACGCTGCCCGAGGAGGCGTTGCTGGCCGAGGTCGAGCGCCATGCGAGCACGTTGCCGGGGTTCCGGCCGCGTGCGGTGTGGGAGGGGGAGATGGCGGCGCGTATGGGCGTAGCGTGA